A portion of the Pedobacter cryoconitis genome contains these proteins:
- a CDS encoding RNA polymerase sigma factor — protein MSCDFSAGLAEIRLSASSRNYYYLVSFSKCILAGRMVNINQTDEKSLLLQLKNGDELAFEILYNNYKFRIAGNLFKLLKSDDLVKEILQELFFKIWEVRRNIDPEKSFKSYLFLIAENLVHDYFRKVAKDRRLLAKMVASSSELYLHIEEDILSKEKARKLQQVVNLMPPQRKMVFTLCKLEGKSYKEVEEIMGINGKTISSHMLQANRFLRAYFKNSSTLTIPLVLSVLFKGF, from the coding sequence ATGTCGTGCGATTTCTCTGCTGGTCTGGCTGAAATACGCCTCAGTGCATCTTCCAGAAATTATTATTACCTTGTTTCCTTTAGTAAATGTATACTTGCAGGACGAATGGTCAACATTAATCAAACTGATGAGAAGTCTTTATTACTTCAATTGAAAAACGGTGATGAGCTTGCATTTGAAATACTTTACAACAATTATAAATTCCGGATCGCTGGAAATTTATTCAAACTTCTCAAATCTGACGACCTGGTCAAAGAAATACTGCAAGAGCTTTTTTTCAAAATATGGGAAGTGCGGAGAAATATTGATCCTGAAAAGTCTTTTAAATCCTATCTTTTTCTCATCGCAGAGAACCTGGTACATGATTATTTTCGGAAAGTGGCTAAAGACAGACGTTTATTGGCTAAAATGGTGGCTTCAAGTTCAGAACTGTACCTTCATATTGAAGAAGATATACTGAGTAAAGAGAAGGCCCGGAAATTGCAGCAGGTCGTTAACCTGATGCCCCCTCAGCGTAAAATGGTATTTACACTCTGCAAATTAGAAGGTAAATCTTACAAAGAAGTAGAGGAGATTATGGGTATCAATGGCAAAACCATCAGTAGCCATATGCTACAAGCCAATAGATTTCTCAGAGCATATTTTAAAAATTCCTCTACGCTTACAATTCCTTTGGTTTTAAGTGTTTTATTCAAAGGTTTTTAG
- a CDS encoding PKD-like family lipoprotein → MHLKYFLKLSLAVLIMLTFACRKDNQSFKYEQINDIKITDTKTSFTLPQLDSLIITPTLAETLPAGDSFTYSWKIDSNVIAESKNLRIKVTLSPGTYQMIYKVTSNRNGIFTLQRYTIIVTGAYPDGWYIVNNKNGKGKVSLIRTDDVIFDNPMEVANNKSYPGKALALYNFGKGGFFYYFTDQNVYRFNMNDWLELGDKSSVLPGLATPLPFKTAPVFMMNTSKFEQFIVADGGLYVGVSGTNSDNVKPLTQRIPGSYDLFPGVFPSTFNLTYFYDNTTMSFMQMEILSRFLKYAPATTTPSDSFDMANVGKKMIAYDRGVTTLGDEGIEWYYIMEDNAGRYLMSITSDSNNSATGVNQKMENSPEIGSATNFATSSILKQLYYTVDNKVYLYDMLAQSARLIYTFPGSYVIKDIEMLRSTSKQLVIGVNNGTAGEVYYFDINGQGQFSNNTYTKKFTGFGEIVQVAAARQNL, encoded by the coding sequence ATGCATTTAAAATACTTTTTAAAGCTTAGCCTGGCTGTGCTGATCATGCTAACATTTGCCTGCCGTAAGGACAATCAATCGTTTAAATATGAGCAAATCAACGACATTAAGATTACGGATACAAAAACCAGCTTTACGTTACCTCAACTGGATTCGCTGATCATCACACCAACATTAGCAGAAACATTGCCTGCAGGTGATTCATTTACCTACAGTTGGAAGATTGATTCAAATGTGATTGCTGAATCTAAAAATTTGCGTATCAAAGTAACCTTAAGTCCAGGTACCTATCAGATGATTTATAAGGTAACGAGTAATAGAAATGGTATTTTTACGCTACAGCGTTATACTATTATCGTGACCGGAGCCTATCCGGATGGTTGGTATATCGTCAATAACAAGAATGGAAAAGGTAAGGTTTCTTTGATCCGGACGGATGATGTGATTTTTGACAATCCTATGGAAGTGGCCAACAATAAAAGCTATCCGGGTAAGGCATTAGCCTTATATAATTTTGGGAAGGGTGGTTTCTTCTACTACTTCACAGATCAGAATGTGTATCGGTTTAATATGAACGATTGGCTGGAGCTTGGTGATAAAAGTTCGGTACTTCCAGGTTTAGCTACACCACTTCCGTTCAAAACGGCACCAGTATTTATGATGAACACTTCAAAATTTGAACAGTTTATTGTTGCGGACGGTGGTTTGTACGTTGGCGTTTCCGGTACAAACTCTGATAATGTTAAGCCGCTCACCCAACGCATTCCTGGCAGTTATGATTTGTTCCCTGGTGTTTTTCCCAGCACTTTTAACCTGACCTATTTCTATGATAACACCACAATGAGCTTCATGCAGATGGAGATTTTGTCAAGATTTCTGAAATATGCACCTGCAACCACCACACCATCCGACTCTTTTGACATGGCAAATGTGGGTAAAAAAATGATTGCTTATGACCGCGGCGTAACTACGTTAGGCGATGAAGGAATTGAATGGTATTACATTATGGAAGATAATGCCGGTCGCTACTTAATGTCCATCACAAGTGACTCTAACAACAGCGCCACCGGGGTTAATCAAAAAATGGAGAATAGTCCGGAAATTGGTAGCGCAACTAACTTTGCAACATCATCCATCTTAAAACAACTCTATTATACTGTTGACAATAAGGTGTATTTATACGATATGCTTGCGCAATCAGCACGCCTGATTTATACATTCCCCGGAAGCTATGTAATTAAAGATATTGAAATGCTACGTAGCACCAGTAAACAACTGGTGATCGGTGTGAATAATGGTACAGCAGGTGAGGTTTATTATTTCGACATCAATGGACAGGGACAATTCAGCAATAATACTTACACCAAAAAATTTACCGGCTTTGGCGAAATTGTACAAGTTGCCGCTGCCCGTCAAAATCTATAG
- a CDS encoding TlpA family protein disulfide reductase, whose amino-acid sequence MKKLSILIAILFIGCAAYSQQAEPPYKASLDSLKMLIDLSKKEAILTRLIKAHPADNFDQYRATLVDNFVMAKNSAKALYYFNQITETARIMYVGSVAEELMTYDLKAAEILIQQELANKTNIKDDRLFLLNVYSEVMDRLGDHNKAFAAIKECYEQMAGKSAGMTAKYYYLMSKTGRYQEALPEMEKTVIAGLADDNFKDELKNAYLKLNPGKDANAYLTGLTSQFEEKFKGKLIAKMIAEQAPDFKLKDVNDKEVSLSDFKGKIIVLDFWATWCGPCKRSLPAMQLLVNKYKDDPNVKFLFIHTWEHVADPKSDAVNYLLTHNLDLPLYMDVKNPETKKNPVVSAFGVEGIPTKFVIDGNGKIRFKTSGFVSPNEAAVKELSAMIELSR is encoded by the coding sequence ATGAAAAAACTATCTATACTTATTGCTATCCTGTTTATAGGATGCGCAGCATACAGTCAGCAGGCAGAACCACCTTATAAAGCAAGTCTTGATTCTTTGAAGATGTTAATTGATCTTTCAAAAAAAGAAGCTATTCTTACGCGCCTGATCAAAGCCCATCCGGCTGATAATTTTGACCAGTACAGAGCCACGCTCGTAGATAATTTCGTTATGGCGAAAAACTCAGCGAAAGCTTTATACTATTTTAATCAGATTACAGAAACTGCACGTATCATGTATGTTGGATCAGTTGCAGAGGAACTCATGACCTATGATTTGAAGGCTGCAGAAATATTAATTCAGCAAGAATTAGCGAATAAAACTAATATTAAGGATGACCGGCTGTTCTTGTTAAATGTATATAGCGAGGTGATGGATAGGCTGGGGGACCATAACAAAGCCTTTGCAGCTATTAAGGAGTGCTATGAGCAGATGGCAGGAAAAAGTGCCGGGATGACTGCAAAATACTATTATTTGATGAGTAAAACGGGGCGGTACCAGGAAGCACTTCCAGAGATGGAAAAAACAGTGATAGCAGGTTTAGCTGATGATAATTTTAAGGACGAACTGAAAAATGCCTATTTAAAACTGAACCCTGGGAAAGATGCAAACGCTTACCTCACCGGGTTAACCAGTCAGTTTGAAGAAAAGTTTAAGGGTAAATTAATAGCTAAAATGATAGCCGAACAGGCACCTGATTTTAAACTTAAAGACGTAAATGACAAAGAAGTGTCACTGTCAGATTTTAAGGGGAAAATTATTGTTCTTGACTTTTGGGCTACCTGGTGCGGGCCATGCAAAAGATCTCTTCCGGCAATGCAGCTGTTGGTCAACAAATACAAGGATGATCCGAATGTGAAGTTTCTGTTCATTCACACCTGGGAGCATGTTGCTGATCCTAAATCGGACGCTGTGAACTACTTGTTGACCCATAACCTGGATCTGCCCTTGTATATGGATGTTAAAAATCCGGAGACGAAAAAGAACCCTGTGGTATCTGCATTTGGTGTAGAAGGAATCCCTACAAAGTTTGTAATTGACGGTAATGGTAAAATACGCTTTAAAACAAGTGGATTTGTGTCGCCAAATGAAGCTGCGGTTAAGGAACTTTCTGCCATGATAGAATTGTCCCGCTAA
- a CDS encoding FecR family protein has protein sequence MKPSAQLYILFKKYLDNNCNLEETQRLMDYFQLDEDQELLKDMIIDVLEIQDESYETNSAIAGVLAKVDRDLRIQIHAAAEPVPARNNKLLKLWLQIAAVAATLAIVCMGVYFFNYKSGKLRAPATVAVHDAKPGDFGATLTLANGRKISLANASEGEIGREAGIIITKSGDGRLVYEIDEKVSDPNASNTLSTARGETYQVRLPDGSLVYLNAASSLTYTASLIENGKRVVKLAGEGYFEVAKDKHHPFIVKTDKQEVEVLGTHFNISSYGDDEAEKTTLLEGSVKLSASGISKVLKPGQQAVLAGGKLQLNETDADLAVAWKNNEFVVESEHIETIMKMIERWYNVEVIYVGEKTRQRFSGSVSRFDKMSKVLEIVESTGEAHFKVRGRTVYVSK, from the coding sequence TTGAAACCATCTGCCCAACTCTATATTCTATTCAAAAAATACCTGGACAATAACTGTAACCTTGAGGAAACACAGCGTCTGATGGATTACTTTCAACTTGATGAAGATCAGGAACTATTGAAAGACATGATCATTGACGTTTTAGAAATTCAGGACGAAAGTTATGAAACTAATTCTGCCATTGCCGGAGTGCTGGCAAAAGTTGACCGCGATTTGCGCATTCAAATTCATGCAGCAGCGGAACCTGTACCTGCCAGAAACAATAAATTACTTAAACTCTGGTTACAAATCGCCGCTGTTGCAGCCACTTTGGCCATCGTATGCATGGGCGTTTATTTCTTCAATTACAAGTCAGGAAAACTTCGGGCTCCTGCCACAGTAGCAGTACACGATGCTAAACCGGGCGATTTTGGTGCTACACTTACGCTGGCAAATGGCAGGAAGATCAGTTTAGCAAATGCTTCGGAGGGAGAAATTGGAAGGGAAGCGGGAATAATCATCACTAAATCTGGTGATGGCAGGCTGGTCTATGAGATTGATGAAAAAGTTTCTGATCCGAATGCCTCCAATACCTTGTCTACCGCCCGGGGAGAAACCTACCAGGTACGTTTGCCTGATGGTTCACTCGTTTATTTAAATGCGGCTTCGAGCCTCACCTATACCGCCTCTCTGATTGAAAATGGAAAACGGGTGGTTAAGCTTGCCGGTGAGGGTTATTTTGAAGTAGCGAAGGATAAGCACCACCCATTTATTGTAAAAACAGACAAGCAGGAAGTGGAAGTATTGGGAACACACTTTAACATCAGCAGTTATGGTGATGACGAAGCAGAAAAAACCACCTTACTGGAAGGAAGTGTGAAGTTGTCGGCATCGGGGATTTCCAAAGTCCTGAAGCCAGGGCAACAGGCTGTATTGGCTGGCGGTAAATTGCAGCTCAATGAAACGGATGCAGACTTGGCTGTTGCCTGGAAAAATAATGAATTTGTAGTCGAAAGTGAGCACATTGAAACCATCATGAAAATGATCGAACGCTGGTATAATGTTGAGGTCATTTACGTTGGCGAAAAAACAAGGCAGCGGTTTAGTGGCAGTGTTTCAAGATTTGATAAAATGTCAAAAGTCCTTGAGATTGTAGAATCAACCGGAGAAGCCCATTTTAAAGTCAGGGGAAGGACCGTGTATGTGTCGAAATAA
- a CDS encoding SusC/RagA family TonB-linked outer membrane protein has translation MYQNLKKFGAAKRLYLKLLLTMRLTIVIIIACFMQVSASSLAQKITLTKANTSLKSIFKELNQQTGYNFFYTDNLLENSSPVTIDVKNSELPAVLHEILTGQNLDFIIRNKTVVIKASTVINQEIISGFVGDAKDRAPIPGVTVFIKGTKSAVETDKNGKFTLSIPSGSKSLEFRFVGYKTVEVPISPNSNYNIYMVENMLGLNETVITGIVDRKVSTYTGAAKAMTGAELKAVSPVNLFTAVAALDPSFRMIPNNVTGGNINTLPQVTMRGQTSYPTLGAELVGNPNTPLFILDGFQVSLQAIVDLDMNQIASVTLLKDASATAMYGSRGGNGVMVVTTILPPRGKVEVSINNNFTLSSPDLSVYHMLNSAEKLDFEKRVGLTDSYRGQYINAERYKAVVSGVNTDWKSIPVRTGYNNRTNLSLRGGDQSLTFNLTFSSNFLQGVMKGQDRKNYAGSFTLSYKTNKLTFQNNTIGTQVISNASPYGAFSQYLDLNPYWKPYDANGNVNQYLENINMGFGNAGSVVANPLMDVTHNTINDRNKNFNLRNNTTVRYDVNKSLWFNGALGITKVNGTIDNFYSALDSRFNDIADPSQRGTYSINNTASFMMDGTGSVNYNKNFGKNGITVYAGFRVASAHVDSYTVSTQGFPFDRLDNILFAAQYLDSRPTGSESTINNLSFSGSANYSYDNRYFTDFTYTRDGSSAYGVNNKFGDFWSAGLGWNISNEEYFKDSDVINLLRIRGSYGSTGTSVQDPYAAQFRYNLGTSSGYFGEVGAVPGGLGNPNLSWQQVLKSNIGIASAFLDNRLTFNAEFYNEVTQNALTTVSLAPSTGFPSYTENLGKIQNRGLQLELGYTILSRPRNGLKWNVSVNAATNKSVLKEVSDKLKAFNAALNTNNTNQTVENAQFIEGRSTTAIYAVKSLGIDPVTGQEVYLKSDGTPTFVWDVNDKTYAGDTRPKWTGAINSNFMYSGFALNFSINYNYGAQLYNSTLLNRVEAVDARNNVDRRAYDLGWTGPGSISPYRRITSSPTQTKLTSRFVQNDNNIQLSSVNLSYQFKTPFVRKLGLQNITVSATTNNLATFSTIDIERGTDNPFAREYTFGLSARF, from the coding sequence ATGTATCAAAATTTAAAGAAATTTGGTGCGGCTAAACGGCTGTATCTAAAATTATTGCTGACTATGCGCTTAACCATCGTAATAATAATAGCATGCTTTATGCAGGTAAGTGCGTCGAGTCTTGCCCAAAAAATAACCCTAACTAAAGCTAATACTTCGCTTAAATCTATCTTTAAGGAGTTGAACCAACAAACTGGTTACAATTTTTTTTATACAGATAATTTGTTGGAAAATTCGTCACCAGTGACCATTGACGTTAAAAACTCTGAGTTGCCAGCTGTGCTTCACGAAATCCTAACCGGACAAAACCTGGATTTTATTATACGCAATAAAACTGTGGTCATCAAAGCAAGCACCGTGATCAATCAGGAAATCATTTCTGGTTTTGTAGGAGATGCTAAAGACCGCGCGCCTATTCCAGGGGTTACAGTTTTCATTAAGGGAACAAAGTCTGCCGTTGAGACGGATAAAAACGGAAAATTTACTTTGAGCATCCCCAGTGGATCTAAGTCCTTGGAATTCAGGTTTGTCGGGTATAAGACCGTCGAAGTGCCTATTTCCCCGAACTCTAATTACAACATTTATATGGTTGAGAATATGCTCGGACTGAATGAGACGGTAATTACGGGAATTGTTGACAGGAAGGTCAGTACTTATACCGGGGCTGCAAAAGCCATGACTGGTGCAGAGCTTAAGGCGGTGAGTCCGGTCAACCTGTTTACTGCCGTTGCTGCCCTGGATCCGTCTTTCAGGATGATTCCGAACAATGTTACAGGCGGCAACATTAATACGCTTCCGCAGGTGACTATGCGTGGCCAGACTTCTTATCCTACCCTTGGGGCAGAGCTTGTGGGAAATCCCAATACGCCATTATTTATTCTGGATGGTTTTCAAGTTTCGCTACAGGCTATTGTAGACTTGGACATGAACCAAATTGCCTCCGTAACTTTATTAAAGGATGCTTCAGCTACTGCAATGTACGGTTCCCGTGGAGGTAACGGTGTCATGGTTGTCACAACTATCCTCCCTCCAAGAGGAAAGGTAGAAGTTTCTATCAACAACAATTTTACGTTATCATCTCCGGATCTTTCTGTTTATCACATGCTGAATTCGGCAGAGAAACTTGATTTTGAAAAGCGGGTTGGACTCACCGACAGTTATAGAGGCCAGTATATCAATGCGGAAAGATACAAAGCAGTGGTAAGCGGTGTGAACACCGACTGGAAATCTATTCCTGTCCGAACTGGTTACAATAACAGGACCAATCTGTCTTTACGTGGCGGCGACCAGTCGCTGACCTTTAACCTGACTTTCAGCAGCAATTTTTTACAGGGTGTAATGAAGGGGCAGGACAGGAAAAATTATGCAGGAAGTTTTACGCTGAGCTATAAAACGAATAAACTGACATTTCAGAATAATACCATCGGAACCCAGGTGATCTCCAATGCTTCTCCATATGGAGCATTCAGTCAGTATCTGGATTTGAACCCCTACTGGAAGCCTTATGATGCAAATGGCAACGTAAACCAATACCTGGAAAACATTAACATGGGCTTCGGTAACGCAGGCTCTGTTGTGGCAAATCCACTGATGGACGTCACACACAACACCATTAATGACAGAAACAAGAATTTTAATTTACGAAACAACACCACAGTTCGTTACGATGTAAATAAATCATTATGGTTTAATGGCGCCCTGGGAATTACCAAAGTAAATGGAACGATAGACAATTTCTATTCGGCTCTGGACAGCCGGTTTAATGATATAGCCGATCCAAGTCAACGTGGTACTTATTCCATCAACAACACCGCCTCTTTTATGATGGACGGCACGGGATCAGTAAACTACAATAAGAATTTTGGAAAAAATGGTATTACTGTATACGCGGGTTTCAGAGTTGCCAGCGCGCATGTTGATTCCTATACTGTATCTACGCAGGGTTTCCCTTTTGATCGTTTAGATAATATCCTGTTTGCTGCTCAATATTTAGACAGCAGGCCTACGGGAAGCGAAAGCACCATAAACAACCTTTCCTTTTCCGGAAGTGCCAATTACTCTTATGATAACCGGTATTTTACCGATTTCACCTATACCAGGGATGGCTCTTCGGCTTACGGTGTAAATAATAAATTTGGTGATTTCTGGTCGGCAGGCTTAGGCTGGAACATCAGCAACGAAGAATATTTTAAAGACAGTGATGTGATTAACTTGTTGAGGATTCGTGGTAGCTATGGCTCTACCGGTACCTCTGTACAGGATCCTTATGCAGCGCAATTCAGGTACAACCTGGGCACATCGTCCGGTTATTTTGGTGAAGTAGGTGCTGTTCCCGGCGGACTTGGTAACCCGAATCTGAGCTGGCAGCAAGTACTCAAGTCGAACATAGGTATTGCTTCAGCATTTCTGGACAACCGTTTGACTTTCAATGCAGAGTTTTACAATGAGGTAACCCAAAATGCGCTGACTACAGTTTCACTGGCGCCGAGTACCGGCTTTCCTTCCTACACCGAAAATTTAGGTAAAATCCAGAACAGAGGATTGCAGCTTGAACTGGGGTATACGATATTATCCCGGCCTCGTAATGGCCTAAAATGGAATGTTTCTGTGAATGCGGCTACAAACAAATCAGTGCTAAAAGAAGTTTCTGATAAACTCAAAGCCTTTAATGCTGCACTAAATACCAATAATACCAATCAGACTGTTGAAAATGCCCAGTTTATTGAAGGCAGGTCAACAACGGCTATTTATGCAGTGAAATCATTGGGTATTGATCCCGTTACCGGGCAGGAAGTATATCTGAAATCGGACGGCACCCCAACTTTTGTCTGGGATGTCAATGATAAGACCTACGCTGGCGATACACGCCCTAAATGGACCGGTGCAATAAATTCAAATTTCATGTATTCAGGCTTTGCCTTAAACTTCAGCATAAATTACAATTATGGTGCTCAACTGTATAACAGTACTTTGTTAAATCGTGTGGAAGCTGTCGATGCGCGTAATAATGTGGACCGGAGAGCTTATGATCTGGGTTGGACCGGCCCTGGTAGTATAAGTCCGTACCGCAGGATTACTTCTTCGCCAACACAAACGAAACTAACCTCACGTTTTGTTCAAAACGACAATAACATCCAGCTCAGCTCAGTTAATTTAAGCTATCAGTTTAAAACGCCATTTGTTAGAAAATTAGGCTTGCAGAATATTACGGTTAGCGCAACAACAAATAACCTGGCCACTTTCAGTACAATTGATATTGAGCGCGGCACAGATAATCCGTTTGCAAGAGAATACACATTCGGTCTGAGTGCAAGATTTTAA
- a CDS encoding DUF4843 domain-containing protein — protein MKYLLYVTAVICLFSCKKEALETYQGKDGVSFFAYTYQQLNTTAVRSYSFALQSTEKTRDTMYIPLRITGKLSDGPRTVLLKTAEGTTATSGVDFELKEAIIPPGVYLFNYPLVLINSAGMASNVYRIVLEPAETKDFTLGTFGQTPGNDEITEENFRYLKVDVTSQYIEPAYWGNLLTDFGEFSAVKYKFMVKVLGITDFSLEKIGSDGLLNYPVTLRNALAAYEAANGPLLDEKGQQISFP, from the coding sequence ATGAAATACTTATTATATGTGACGGCGGTCATCTGCCTTTTTTCCTGCAAGAAAGAAGCGTTAGAAACCTATCAGGGAAAGGATGGTGTTAGTTTCTTTGCCTATACCTACCAACAACTAAATACCACAGCAGTGAGAAGCTACTCTTTTGCTTTACAAAGCACTGAAAAAACAAGGGACACGATGTATATACCCTTAAGGATTACCGGAAAGTTGTCTGATGGCCCGCGTACAGTGCTGCTGAAAACAGCTGAAGGAACAACGGCAACCTCAGGCGTGGATTTTGAATTGAAAGAAGCTATCATTCCACCTGGAGTTTACCTGTTTAATTATCCTCTTGTGCTGATCAACTCTGCCGGAATGGCAAGTAATGTTTATAGAATTGTGCTGGAGCCAGCAGAAACCAAGGACTTTACTTTAGGGACTTTTGGTCAGACTCCTGGCAATGACGAGATTACTGAAGAGAACTTCAGATATTTGAAGGTTGATGTGACCAGCCAGTATATTGAACCTGCTTATTGGGGTAATCTCCTTACGGATTTTGGAGAATTTAGCGCTGTGAAATACAAGTTCATGGTGAAGGTCCTGGGAATAACAGATTTTTCTCTCGAGAAGATAGGTTCTGATGGTTTGCTGAACTACCCGGTTACCTTAAGAAATGCGCTGGCCGCTTATGAAGCTGCAAATGGTCCATTGTTAGATGAGAAAGGTCAACAGATTTCTTTCCCTTAA
- a CDS encoding RagB/SusD family nutrient uptake outer membrane protein, giving the protein MKRTTLIIGIVAICTTSFSCKKFLDVTPKTSLSEEQLFTSETGFQQALSGIYGQLASNNLYGNNLSMGFVSALAQNYATIATESPVLLQQTQLLNYTSTEVTGYTNNIWSSSYSAIAAANKIISHTETDRAMLSNNSYGLLRGEALALRAFIHFDLLRMFGPEYTAGTNLKAIPYKKDVNENAIKPATTADVVKFALADLKEAESLLLPVDPIVTSGLRTRRNKLNYYGVKALEARIRLFSGDNIGAAAAATVVVNSAKYNFITQAEASNVGSGIVARDRLYFNEQVFMIRVRDILTNVQSYFRFRGTADQTLTRSESDFSTLYETKSGGVSDIRWAYRIERDAGVLFPSKFWQTSNSTTTITDNLLDQYVPGIRLSEMYYILAETASTPATGVDYLNTVRLNRGISILPNTITADALKAEITKEYQKEFYAEGQLFFYYKRIKALRMQFRRINMAPEQYVLPIPDSELQFNPNYAN; this is encoded by the coding sequence ATGAAAAGAACAACATTAATAATAGGAATTGTGGCCATATGTACAACATCTTTCAGTTGTAAAAAATTTTTGGATGTAACGCCAAAAACAAGTTTGTCAGAAGAGCAATTGTTTACTTCGGAAACCGGTTTTCAGCAAGCTTTATCAGGCATCTATGGCCAGCTTGCCAGTAACAACCTCTATGGAAATAACCTTTCTATGGGCTTCGTTTCCGCGCTGGCTCAAAATTATGCAACAATTGCTACTGAATCGCCAGTTCTGCTACAACAGACACAACTCCTGAACTATACTTCAACAGAAGTTACCGGTTATACCAATAATATCTGGTCTTCCAGTTACAGTGCAATCGCCGCAGCTAATAAAATAATTAGCCACACAGAAACTGACCGCGCTATGCTATCGAATAATTCATATGGACTTCTGCGTGGTGAAGCTTTGGCTTTAAGGGCATTTATACATTTTGATTTATTACGGATGTTCGGGCCTGAATATACTGCGGGTACCAATTTAAAAGCCATCCCTTATAAAAAGGACGTTAATGAAAATGCAATTAAGCCGGCAACAACCGCAGATGTGGTGAAATTTGCCCTGGCTGACCTGAAAGAAGCGGAGAGCTTGCTACTACCGGTTGATCCAATTGTGACCAGCGGTTTACGAACCAGGCGGAATAAGCTTAATTACTATGGTGTAAAAGCACTGGAAGCAAGAATCAGGTTATTTAGTGGCGATAACATCGGGGCTGCTGCCGCTGCAACCGTGGTGGTCAACTCGGCGAAATACAATTTTATAACCCAGGCAGAAGCTAGTAATGTTGGCTCCGGAATAGTTGCGCGTGACCGCTTGTATTTTAATGAACAGGTGTTTATGATCAGGGTGAGGGATATACTAACCAATGTGCAGAGTTATTTTAGATTCAGAGGGACTGCAGACCAGACTCTTACCCGTTCTGAAAGTGACTTTTCTACCCTTTACGAAACCAAATCAGGAGGCGTTTCAGACATCAGATGGGCATACCGCATTGAGCGCGATGCAGGAGTCTTGTTCCCTTCTAAATTCTGGCAGACTTCCAACTCTACAACTACAATCACCGACAATTTACTCGATCAGTATGTACCAGGCATACGTCTTTCTGAGATGTACTATATACTGGCTGAAACTGCGTCAACGCCTGCAACCGGCGTAGACTATTTAAATACGGTACGCCTGAACAGGGGAATTTCAATTTTGCCAAATACGATTACGGCCGATGCGCTTAAAGCAGAGATCACCAAGGAGTATCAGAAGGAATTTTATGCGGAAGGGCAATTGTTCTTTTACTATAAGCGCATCAAAGCCTTAAGAATGCAATTCCGCAGGATAAATATGGCACCAGAGCAGTATGTACTTCCTATACCAGATTCTGAACTTCAATTTAATCCGAATTATGCTAACTAA